In Vagococcus luciliae, one genomic interval encodes:
- a CDS encoding cation:dicarboxylate symporter family transporter — translation MIDVPFFSQFLKVSNFYTLIAIVLLGAAMVCLKMLKDKKVSFSKRMIIALIIGLVLGIGIDIISNKSGIYIDHARGEISAWFGLIGTGFLKLVQLLAIPVVFLSIIKVVVDVQGDRIRSLTGRTFITLLSTTAISAIVGILVVKLFNLNATSFAGDLTEQKTEFINNIASQSFPEFFLNLIPNNIISVMGDNGSIVSVVIIAAMFASAIRFLKVKKPTEVAPFVTFLDSLRTTVNSVLTNVIKLMPYGVVALVSNTIISNGIQSVVSMLGFIAALYTGVIIMLLVYVVILSFMGVNPVMFYKKAFNTLLFAFSSRSSVGTLPYTLQTLEKDMGVSGETSNFVATLGTTIGMNGCAGVFPAMLGTLVAAAAGATMDFSFFVLVVVVVTVGSIGIAGVPGTATVAATVTLNGLGYGSAISSIGAVFGIDPIVDMGRTMLNVCGSMVSSIVVDKWEGTFDKDQFNTPSNHTQINE, via the coding sequence ATGATAGATGTTCCATTTTTCTCACAATTTCTTAAAGTGAGTAATTTTTACACGTTGATTGCTATTGTATTGTTAGGTGCGGCAATGGTGTGCTTAAAAATGCTTAAAGACAAAAAAGTAAGTTTTTCTAAACGCATGATTATCGCTTTGATCATTGGTCTAGTACTAGGGATTGGTATTGATATTATCAGTAACAAAAGTGGTATTTACATTGATCATGCTAGAGGAGAAATATCTGCATGGTTTGGACTTATTGGGACAGGATTTTTAAAACTAGTTCAGTTACTTGCTATTCCAGTCGTCTTTTTATCTATTATTAAAGTTGTTGTGGATGTACAAGGTGATCGTATTCGAAGTTTAACAGGTCGTACATTCATTACATTATTAAGCACAACAGCTATTTCTGCGATTGTTGGTATTTTAGTTGTTAAGCTATTTAATTTAAATGCGACTAGTTTTGCAGGAGACTTAACGGAACAAAAGACAGAATTTATAAATAATATTGCCTCACAAAGTTTCCCTGAATTCTTTTTAAATTTAATTCCTAATAATATTATTAGCGTAATGGGAGACAATGGGAGTATCGTATCGGTTGTTATTATTGCAGCGATGTTTGCCAGTGCAATTCGTTTCTTAAAGGTTAAAAAACCAACTGAAGTAGCTCCTTTTGTGACATTTCTAGACTCATTACGTACTACAGTTAATTCTGTTTTGACAAACGTTATTAAATTAATGCCATATGGTGTGGTTGCTCTTGTAAGTAACACTATTATTTCAAATGGTATCCAATCTGTTGTTAGTATGCTAGGATTTATAGCAGCACTTTATACAGGGGTTATCATTATGTTATTGGTATATGTTGTTATTTTAAGTTTTATGGGTGTCAATCCAGTTATGTTCTACAAGAAAGCTTTTAATACATTGTTATTTGCTTTTTCTTCTCGTTCAAGTGTAGGAACATTACCTTATACTCTGCAAACACTTGAAAAAGACATGGGTGTATCAGGTGAAACATCAAACTTTGTTGCAACACTTGGTACAACAATTGGTATGAATGGATGTGCCGGTGTATTTCCGGCAATGCTTGGAACATTAGTTGCCGCAGCAGCGGGAGCTACTATGGACTTTTCATTCTTTGTATTGGTAGTTGTTGTAGTAACAGTTGGTTCAATCGGTATTGCCGGTGTACCAGGAACAGCAACCGTTGCAGCGACCGTTACATTAAATGGATTAGGATATGGCTCAGCTATATCAAGTATTGGAGCAGTTTTTGGAATTGATCCAATTGTTGATATGGGACGTACTATGTTAAATGTTTGTGGCAGTATGGTATCTTCTATTGTGGTAGACAAATGGGAAGGAACGTTTGATAAAGATCAGTTCAATACACCATCAAATCATACGCAAATTAATGAATAA
- a CDS encoding trans-sulfuration enzyme family protein, with the protein MNINTKLLHGYSVIDKETGAASIPKYQTSTFHQDDVFHHTGYNYTRFGNPTITAVEECIASLENASYGLAFSSGMAAINSVLFMLSQGDHLILGKNIYGGTYHIVTEFLTRFGVEHTFVDESDVSAWENAIRPNTKLFYLETPSNPLLTITDLKAVCHLAKKHGILTACDNTFMTPIHQQPLDFGVDIVIHSATKFINGHSDILAGLIATNDEDLYLTLKKHQKALGSILGVEDAWLLLRGVKTMGLRMKQSVKNAAKIADFLSNHDEIKSVYYPGLTSHPQADIHQAQTQSGGAVLSFELSCEDKVADFFNKCQIPIVAVSLGGVESILSYPWTMSHACMPEEERIKMGVTSTLIRLSCGIEDCNDLISDLENALK; encoded by the coding sequence ATGAACATCAATACAAAATTACTACACGGTTATTCCGTTATCGACAAAGAAACTGGGGCTGCATCCATTCCAAAATATCAAACATCCACGTTCCATCAAGATGATGTCTTCCATCATACTGGATATAACTACACTCGGTTCGGTAATCCAACCATCACCGCTGTTGAAGAATGCATCGCCTCACTTGAAAATGCGTCATATGGTTTAGCTTTTTCTTCTGGTATGGCAGCCATCAATTCTGTTTTATTTATGTTATCTCAAGGAGATCATCTTATTCTTGGAAAAAACATTTATGGAGGTACTTATCATATTGTGACGGAATTTCTCACACGTTTTGGAGTTGAACATACTTTCGTTGATGAATCCGATGTTTCGGCATGGGAAAATGCCATCCGACCAAATACTAAGTTATTTTATTTAGAAACGCCATCAAATCCTTTATTAACGATTACAGACTTAAAAGCTGTTTGTCATTTGGCAAAAAAACATGGTATTTTAACTGCTTGTGACAACACATTTATGACACCTATTCATCAACAACCACTCGATTTTGGGGTAGATATTGTCATTCACAGTGCCACAAAATTTATTAATGGTCACAGTGATATTTTAGCCGGACTCATTGCGACAAATGATGAAGATCTGTATTTAACTCTAAAAAAACACCAAAAAGCATTAGGGAGTATTTTAGGGGTAGAGGACGCATGGTTACTACTTAGAGGGGTCAAAACAATGGGACTTCGCATGAAACAATCTGTTAAAAATGCTGCTAAAATCGCAGACTTTTTATCAAATCACGATGAAATAAAATCTGTTTATTACCCTGGACTAACATCTCATCCTCAAGCAGACATTCATCAAGCACAAACACAATCTGGTGGCGCTGTTTTAAGTTTTGAGTTAAGTTGTGAGGACAAAGTGGCAGACTTCTTCAATAAATGTCAAATCCCTATTGTGGCTGTCAGTCTTGGCGGTGTTGAGTCGATTTTATCTTATCCTTGGACCATGTCACATGCCTGTATGCCTGAAGAAGAACGCATCAAAATGGGAGTGACTTCTACCTTAATTCGTCTGTCATGTGGTATTGAAGACTGTAATGATTTAATTAGTGATTTAGAAAATGCACTGAAATAA